The following are from one region of the Camelus dromedarius isolate mCamDro1 chromosome 16, mCamDro1.pat, whole genome shotgun sequence genome:
- the LOC105094049 gene encoding keratin, type I cuticular Ha3-I has product MPYSCCLPNLSCRSSCSSRPCVPPSCHGCTLPGACNIPANVSSCNWFCEGAFNGNEKETMQFLNDRLASYLEKVRQLERDNAELESRIRERSQQQEPLVCPNYQSYFRTIEELQQKILCSKAENARLVVQIDNAKLAADDFRTKYQTELGLRQLVESDINGLRRILDELTLCKSDLEAQVESLKEELLCLKQNHEQEVNTLRCQLGDRLNVEVDAAPTVDLNRVLNETRSQYEALVETNRRDVEEWFARQTEELNKQVVSSSEQLQSNQAEIIELRRTVNALEVELQAQHSLRNSLENTLTETEARYGSQLSQVQGLITNVEHQLAEIRSDLERQNQEYQVLLDVRARLECEINTYRGLLESEDGKLPCNPCATSNACATNSCTPCGPRSRIGPCSTFGC; this is encoded by the exons ATGCCTTATAGCTGCTGCCTGCCCAACCTGAGCTGCCGCTCCAGCTGCTCCTCCCGGCCCTGCGTGCCCCCCAGCTGTCACGGCTGCACCCTGCCCGGGGCCTGCAACATCCCCGCCAATGTGAGCAGCTGCAACTGGTTCTGCGAGGGCGCCTTCAATGGCAACGAGAAGGAGACCATGCAGTTCCTGAACGACCGCCTGGCCAGCTACCTGGAGAAGGTGCGGCAGCTGGAGCGGGACAACGCGGAGCTGGAGAGCCGCATCCGGGAGCGGTCCCAGCAGCAGGAGCCCCTGGTGTGTCCCAACTACCAGTCCTACTTCCGGACCATCGAGGAGCTCCAGCAGAAG ATCCTGTGTAGCAAGGCAGAGAACGCCAGGCTGGTGGTGCAGATTGACAATGCCAAGCTGGCCGCAGATGACTTCAGGACCAA GTACCAGACGGAGCTGGGCTTGCGGCAGCTGGTGGAGTCAGACATCAATGGCCTGCGCAGGATTCTGGATGAGCTGACCCTGTGCAAGTCTGACCTGGAGGCCCAGGTGGAGTCCCTGAAGGAGGAGCTGCTCTGCCTCAAGCAGAACCACGAGCAG gAAGTCAACACCCTGCGTTGCCAACTCGGAGACCGCCTCAACGTGGAGGTGGACGCCGCCCCCACCGTGGACCTGAACCGCGTACTCAACGAGACCAGGAGTCAGTACGAGGCCCTGGTGGAGACCAACCGCAGGGACGTGGAGGAATGGTTCGCCAGGCAG ACAGAGGAGCTGAACAAGCAGGTGGTGTCCAGCTCAGAGCAGCTGCAGTCCAACCAGGCGGAGATCATCGAGCTGAGACGCACGGTCAACGCCCTGGAGGTGGAGCTGCAGGCCCAGCACAGCCTG AGAAACTCCCTGGAAAACACGCTGACGGAGACGGAGGCCCGCTACGGCTCCCAGCTGTCCCAGGTGCAGGGCCTGATCACCAACGTGGAGCACCAGCTGGCGGAGATCAGGAGTGACCTGGAGCGGCAGAACCAGGAGTACCAGGTGCTGCTGGACGTCCGGGCTCGGCTGGAGTGTGAGATCAACACGTACCGGGGGCTGCTGGAGAGCGAGGACGGCAA GCTGCCCTGCAACCCCTGCGCCACGAGCAATGCATGCGCCACAAATTCCTGCACCCCTTGTGGCCCACGCTCCCGCATCGGGCCCTGCAGCACCTTTGGGTGCTAG